A window of the Streptomyces sp. NBC_00454 genome harbors these coding sequences:
- a CDS encoding peptidase domain-containing ABC transporter gives MKWQRYHTHQDGETDCGPASVRTVLRRHGVFIDQAILRESVGLGDEGSSLLQLRGVLAGYDIDTELLRLDTPALATAVRVAGPAIVLLDDDGFRHFVVVHGVDAQGNFQVSDPLFHRVSTIPAALMEQLRRPETLVTERPPAHGLARAAWTGRFGSSTLLRQAAAAHKRALLAILAATVVVSTLALAISLFVQLAVDEVVKGSAPGALALLSLSFLTVALAATGLQYTRGRLVVTLSQRLQRQLSHTYVSKLFRLPWSFFRTRRTGDLAGRLDDVQEIQALVTSTTIGATVDLFVVLTVGGYLLYVEPVFFLLLLGPAAVNVGSSLILYPSIREAAEESLQRDATLKSEAVNLIRGVSEIQAYGRRDYAIGRISGLLDRRIAAEQRLGRLENTNLVIKLGTQSLSTILITWLALTFMNSGSLTVGQVFGYLTMAGYFLGAMESMASLQVTLQRTSAALGRYRDISLQRDDERLDRPEREMPDAERSECDIDLERLSFKPSRREDFILRELSLHIPFGSSVLIHGANGAGKSTLLRFMSGLQDDYTGTVRLGGVEVRELPDSALRRRILYVPEAPTVLTAALRENLAFGGSHTDDEIFAACRIACFDDVLRTLPQGLDTALREDGTELSRGELQRMSLARAVLHNPDVFLFDESFGGIDDKTFAQIWANLAGLAATKIVVAHGAVRDASFDQRVALGASSLTYGELV, from the coding sequence GTGAAATGGCAGAGATATCACACGCATCAAGACGGGGAGACCGACTGCGGACCCGCAAGCGTGCGCACCGTACTGCGCAGGCACGGCGTCTTCATCGACCAAGCCATCCTCCGGGAGTCGGTCGGACTCGGCGACGAGGGGTCGAGCCTCCTCCAGCTCCGCGGAGTACTGGCCGGATACGACATCGACACGGAGCTCTTGAGGCTCGACACCCCCGCGCTCGCGACCGCGGTCCGTGTCGCGGGTCCCGCCATCGTCCTCCTCGACGATGACGGCTTCCGTCATTTCGTCGTCGTCCACGGAGTCGACGCCCAAGGAAACTTCCAGGTCAGCGACCCGCTCTTCCACCGCGTGAGCACCATCCCCGCGGCGTTGATGGAGCAGCTGCGACGCCCGGAGACCCTGGTCACCGAGCGGCCTCCCGCCCATGGTCTCGCGCGGGCCGCGTGGACCGGGCGATTCGGATCGTCCACCCTCCTGCGGCAGGCCGCTGCCGCCCACAAGCGCGCGCTCCTCGCCATACTGGCGGCCACCGTCGTCGTTTCCACGCTGGCGCTGGCGATCAGCCTGTTCGTCCAGCTGGCGGTGGACGAGGTGGTGAAGGGGTCCGCACCCGGCGCACTGGCCTTGCTGTCCCTGTCCTTCCTGACCGTGGCGCTCGCCGCCACCGGCCTCCAGTACACCCGCGGGCGGCTGGTCGTCACGCTGAGCCAACGACTGCAACGCCAGCTCTCCCATACGTACGTCTCGAAGCTCTTCCGCCTCCCCTGGTCCTTCTTCCGCACCCGGAGGACAGGAGATCTGGCCGGGCGCCTGGACGACGTCCAGGAGATACAGGCACTGGTGACGAGCACCACGATCGGCGCGACCGTGGACCTCTTCGTCGTCCTCACCGTCGGCGGCTACCTGCTCTACGTCGAACCGGTCTTCTTTCTCCTGCTCCTCGGGCCGGCGGCGGTGAACGTGGGAAGTTCCCTGATCCTTTACCCGTCGATACGCGAAGCCGCGGAAGAGTCCCTGCAGAGGGACGCCACGTTGAAGTCCGAGGCCGTGAACCTGATCCGCGGGGTCAGTGAGATCCAGGCGTACGGAAGGCGCGACTATGCTATCGGTCGAATATCGGGTCTCCTGGATCGCAGAATCGCTGCAGAACAACGGCTCGGCCGACTGGAAAACACCAACCTTGTCATAAAACTGGGCACCCAGTCCCTGTCGACCATCCTCATTACATGGCTCGCCCTGACGTTCATGAATTCCGGCTCGCTCACCGTCGGGCAGGTTTTCGGATATCTGACCATGGCCGGATATTTTCTCGGCGCAATGGAATCAATGGCGTCCCTGCAAGTGACCCTCCAAAGAACATCGGCGGCACTCGGACGGTACCGGGACATCTCGCTCCAGCGCGATGATGAAAGACTCGACCGGCCCGAGCGGGAAATGCCGGACGCGGAGAGGTCCGAGTGCGACATCGACCTCGAACGCCTTTCCTTCAAGCCTTCCCGCAGGGAGGACTTCATCCTGCGGGAGCTCAGCCTGCACATCCCCTTCGGCAGCAGCGTGCTGATCCACGGAGCCAACGGAGCGGGCAAGAGCACGCTCCTGCGCTTCATGTCGGGTTTGCAGGACGACTACACCGGTACGGTGCGCCTCGGCGGGGTCGAGGTCAGGGAACTGCCCGACAGCGCCTTGCGCCGCAGGATCCTCTACGTCCCCGAGGCTCCCACCGTCCTGACCGCGGCACTGCGTGAGAACCTCGCGTTCGGCGGGTCCCACACTGACGACGAGATCTTCGCGGCCTGCCGCATCGCCTGCTTCGACGATGTCCTGCGCACGCTCCCGCAAGGACTGGACACCGCGCTGCGCGAGGACGGCACCGAGCTGTCGCGAGGCGAGCTGCAACGGATGTCGCTCGCCCGCGCCGTCCTCCACAACCCCGACGTCTTCCTCTTCGACGAGAGCTTCGGCGGCATCGACGACAAGACGTTCGCGCAGATCTGGGCCAACCTGGCGGGCCTGGCGGCCACCAAGATCGTCGTGGCTCATGGAGCGGTCCGCGATGCCTCGTTCGACCAGCGCGTCGCCCTGGGCGCGTCTTCCCTCACCTACGGAGAACTCGTATGA
- a CDS encoding glycosyltransferase gives MNLGEVLEQLALSGPSPLAADASLVMALSPDLAEVTVPFSSWAELLGAYSAFTALPVTAAVLTRNEEDQIRACLRSLSADADHVLLVDTGSTDRTVSRAREAVPGVEIVESHWRDDFAYHRNLALTRDEQGWTLFVDADETIATSDRGNLRRALRVLDYLAPEAEFVASPTIVDADGRAYTDNHRVLRRGTSFAFRGRIHERPYDHEGMTPPRAYLHVRLDHTGYTPQEMARKDKVRRNGRLLELCREAEPDNPKWLYYLVRDTMDLDSVPADHLRRLYEELASAVDRARTAGAGDYATERLTDTSALLCELALRFGGAEEIQLQAGILDAAGRKVEAAFYTSLMDAGRLLGRLSSLVDGIDAVRTRETPDNRHLMGRLYELQATLALACGRYGDFGPALTAAEERGAGRGLEPDLEQLRLLLAATAGTLGPSTHPGQIS, from the coding sequence ATGAACTTGGGCGAGGTGCTGGAACAGCTGGCACTTTCCGGGCCGTCACCGCTCGCCGCCGACGCGTCCCTCGTGATGGCCCTGAGTCCCGACCTGGCAGAGGTCACGGTTCCGTTCTCTTCGTGGGCCGAACTGCTCGGCGCCTACTCCGCCTTCACCGCGCTGCCGGTCACGGCCGCCGTTCTCACCCGGAACGAAGAGGATCAGATCCGCGCCTGTCTGCGCTCACTGTCGGCGGACGCCGATCACGTGCTCCTCGTCGACACGGGATCCACCGACCGTACGGTCTCCCGGGCACGCGAGGCCGTACCCGGGGTCGAGATCGTCGAATCGCACTGGCGGGACGACTTCGCGTACCACCGCAATCTGGCACTGACGCGGGACGAGCAGGGGTGGACCCTCTTCGTCGACGCCGACGAAACGATCGCCACCTCCGACAGGGGAAATCTGCGGCGCGCCCTGCGCGTGCTGGACTACCTCGCACCGGAAGCCGAATTCGTCGCCTCACCCACGATCGTGGACGCGGACGGCCGCGCCTACACCGACAACCACCGGGTCCTGCGCCGTGGCACCTCCTTCGCCTTCCGGGGACGCATCCACGAACGGCCCTACGACCATGAGGGCATGACGCCGCCGCGCGCCTACCTCCATGTCCGTCTCGATCACACCGGCTACACCCCGCAGGAGATGGCCCGAAAGGACAAGGTGCGGCGCAATGGGCGACTTCTCGAACTGTGCCGGGAAGCCGAACCCGACAACCCCAAGTGGCTGTACTACCTGGTGCGCGACACCATGGACCTGGACTCCGTCCCCGCCGATCACCTGAGGCGTCTCTACGAGGAACTGGCCTCGGCCGTGGACCGCGCCCGCACCGCGGGGGCCGGCGACTACGCCACGGAGCGCCTGACAGACACCTCGGCGCTGCTGTGCGAGCTGGCGCTGCGATTCGGCGGCGCCGAGGAGATACAGCTCCAGGCAGGAATCCTCGACGCGGCGGGCAGGAAGGTCGAGGCGGCCTTCTACACCAGCCTCATGGACGCCGGCCGCCTGCTGGGACGGCTGTCCTCCCTGGTCGACGGCATCGATGCGGTCCGTACCCGGGAGACGCCGGACAATCGCCATCTGATGGGCAGGCTGTACGAGCTGCAAGCAACCCTGGCCCTGGCCTGCGGCCGGTACGGCGACTTCGGTCCCGCACTCACAGCCGCCGAGGAACGTGGGGCGGGCCGGGGGCTGGAGCCGGACCTGGAGCAGCTCCGGCTCCTGCTCGCCGCGACCGCCGGCACCCTGGGTCCGTCGACGCACCCAGGTCAGATCTCGTAG
- a CDS encoding MBL fold metallo-hydrolase codes for MKLTVVGCSGSFPSAESACSSYLVEADGFRLLLDMGNGALGELQRHIGLYDLDAIFLSHLHADHCIDMCAYFVARFYRHEGGRCGTIPVYGPEGTEKRLSTAYEDVPDERSMSEVFEFRTLKSGSFEIGPFQVRTEKVCHPVESFGIRIEHGGRSLTYSGDTGACPELGLLTEGTDLFLCEASFTHGKEDIPDLHLNGREAGEFARGGRVGRLVLTHIPPWTDAQQNLADARAVYDGPVDLAYAGAVYEI; via the coding sequence ATGAAGCTCACCGTCGTCGGCTGTTCGGGTTCGTTCCCGTCCGCGGAATCGGCCTGTTCGAGCTACCTCGTCGAGGCCGACGGCTTCCGGCTGCTCCTCGACATGGGCAACGGTGCCCTCGGCGAGCTCCAGCGGCACATCGGGCTCTACGACCTCGACGCGATCTTCCTGAGCCATCTGCACGCCGACCACTGCATCGACATGTGCGCGTACTTCGTCGCCCGCTTCTACCGGCACGAGGGCGGCCGCTGCGGCACCATCCCCGTCTACGGCCCCGAGGGCACCGAGAAGCGGCTGTCCACGGCCTACGAGGACGTCCCCGACGAGCGCTCCATGAGCGAGGTCTTCGAGTTCCGGACCCTGAAGTCCGGCAGCTTCGAGATCGGCCCGTTCCAGGTCCGCACCGAGAAGGTCTGCCACCCGGTCGAGTCCTTCGGGATCCGCATCGAGCACGGCGGCCGCTCGCTCACGTACTCCGGTGACACCGGCGCCTGCCCCGAGCTGGGGCTGCTCACCGAGGGCACCGACCTCTTCCTGTGCGAGGCCTCCTTCACGCACGGCAAGGAGGACATCCCGGACCTCCACCTCAACGGCCGCGAGGCCGGCGAGTTCGCCCGCGGCGGCCGGGTGGGCCGCCTGGTCCTGACACACATCCCGCCGTGGACGGACGCCCAGCAGAACCTGGCCGACGCCCGCGCGGTCTACGACGGCCCGGTGGACCTGGCGTACGCGGGCGCGGTCTACGAGATCTGA
- a CDS encoding DUF488 domain-containing protein, with the protein MLVDRLWPRGLSKEAAGVDDWARAVAPSTELRKWFHGGGSVEEFRERYAVELASEGAVAELARLRGLAVGGPVTLLTAVKDPGASHAGVLAALLA; encoded by the coding sequence GTGCTCGTGGACCGGCTGTGGCCGCGGGGGCTGTCGAAGGAGGCCGCGGGCGTCGACGACTGGGCGAGGGCTGTCGCCCCGTCCACGGAGCTGCGGAAGTGGTTTCACGGGGGTGGGTCCGTGGAGGAGTTCCGGGAGCGGTATGCGGTGGAGTTGGCCTCGGAGGGGGCCGTGGCCGAGCTTGCGCGGCTGCGGGGCCTTGCGGTGGGCGGGCCGGTGACGCTGCTGACCGCGGTCAAGGATCCGGGGGCCAGCCATGCGGGGGTGCTGGCCGCACTGTTGGCCTGA
- a CDS encoding PLP-dependent cysteine synthase family protein, which translates to MRYDSPLAAVGNTPLVRLPRLSPSDDVRIWAKLEDRNPTGSIKDRPALHMVEQAEKDGRLFPGCTILEPTSGNTGISLAMAAKLKGYRIVCVMPENTSQERRDLLAMWGAEIIPSPAAGGSNTAVRVAKELAAEHPDWVMLYQYGNPDNAGAHYATTGPEILADLPSITHFVAGLGTTGTLMGVGRYLREHVPGVKIVAAEPRYDDLVYGLRNLDEGFVPELYDPSVLTTRFSVGSADAVTRTRELLQQEGIFAGVSTGAALHAAIGVGRKAVAAGETADIVFVVADGGWKYLSTGVYTAATTEEAIEVLQGQLWA; encoded by the coding sequence ATGCGCTACGACTCCCCACTGGCCGCGGTCGGCAATACGCCGCTCGTACGCCTGCCCCGGCTCTCGCCCTCGGACGACGTCCGCATCTGGGCGAAGCTGGAGGACCGCAACCCGACCGGCTCGATCAAGGACCGCCCGGCGCTCCACATGGTCGAGCAGGCCGAGAAGGACGGCCGGCTGTTCCCCGGCTGCACGATCCTGGAGCCCACCTCCGGCAACACCGGCATCTCCCTGGCGATGGCGGCGAAGCTCAAGGGCTACCGGATCGTGTGCGTGATGCCGGAGAACACCTCGCAGGAGCGGCGGGACCTGCTGGCCATGTGGGGAGCCGAGATCATCCCTTCGCCGGCGGCGGGCGGCTCGAACACGGCCGTCCGCGTCGCGAAGGAACTGGCGGCGGAGCACCCGGACTGGGTGATGCTCTACCAGTACGGCAACCCCGACAACGCGGGCGCCCACTACGCCACGACCGGCCCGGAGATCCTCGCGGACCTCCCCTCCATCACCCACTTCGTCGCGGGCCTCGGCACGACGGGCACCCTGATGGGCGTCGGCCGCTACCTGCGCGAGCACGTGCCGGGCGTCAAGATCGTGGCCGCGGAACCCCGCTACGACGACCTCGTCTACGGCCTGCGCAACCTCGACGAGGGCTTCGTCCCCGAGCTGTACGACCCCTCGGTCCTGACGACCCGCTTCTCGGTGGGCTCGGCGGACGCGGTGACCCGCACCCGCGAGCTCCTCCAGCAGGAGGGCATCTTCGCCGGCGTCTCCACCGGCGCGGCCCTGCACGCGGCGATCGGCGTCGGCCGCAAGGCGGTGGCGGCGGGCGAAACGGCCGACATCGTCTTCGTCGTGGCCGACGGCGGCTGGAAGTACCTCTCGACAGGCGTCTACACGGCCGCCACGACCGAGGAAGCCATCGAGGTCCTCCAGGGCCAGCTCTGGGCGTAG
- a CDS encoding MoaD/ThiS family protein, which produces MAIEVRIPTILRTYTGGEKAVSGEGATLSELFSDLETRHKGIRERIVDEAKGSELRRFVNVYLNDEDVRFLDGISTALKDGDNVTILPAVAGGSK; this is translated from the coding sequence ATGGCCATCGAGGTCCGCATCCCCACCATCCTCCGTACCTACACCGGCGGCGAGAAGGCCGTCTCGGGTGAGGGCGCGACCCTGTCCGAGCTGTTCTCCGACCTGGAGACCCGCCACAAGGGCATCCGGGAGCGCATCGTCGACGAGGCGAAGGGCAGCGAACTGCGCCGCTTCGTCAACGTCTACCTCAACGACGAGGACGTCCGCTTCCTCGACGGCATCTCCACCGCGCTCAAGGACGGCGACAACGTCACCATCCTCCCGGCCGTAGCCGGCGGATCGAAGTAA
- a CDS encoding putative leader peptide, with protein sequence MVSHDVSIETPGRLLLVARLHVDLCRLASAICPAA encoded by the coding sequence ATGGTTTCCCACGACGTGAGCATCGAGACGCCCGGCAGGCTGCTGCTTGTGGCGCGGCTGCACGTCGACCTGTGCCGCCTCGCCAGCGCCATCTGTCCGGCTGCCTGA
- a CDS encoding Mov34/MPN/PAD-1 family protein — MLTLTQALYDQIVAHARQDHPDEACGVVAGPAGTDRPERFVPMLNAARSPTFYEFDSKDLLKLYRELDDRDEEPVIVYHSHTATEAYPSRTDVTYANEPGAHYVLVSTADKDGLGEFQFRSYRIVEGVITEEEVQVVEAY, encoded by the coding sequence ATGCTGACCCTCACCCAGGCCCTGTACGACCAGATCGTCGCGCACGCCCGTCAGGACCACCCCGACGAGGCGTGCGGAGTGGTGGCCGGCCCGGCGGGCACGGACCGCCCGGAGCGGTTCGTCCCGATGCTGAATGCGGCCCGGTCGCCCACGTTCTACGAGTTCGACTCGAAGGACCTGCTGAAGCTCTACCGCGAGCTCGACGACCGGGACGAGGAGCCCGTCATCGTCTACCACTCGCACACCGCGACCGAGGCCTACCCCTCGCGCACCGACGTCACCTACGCGAACGAGCCCGGCGCGCACTACGTGCTGGTCTCCACGGCGGACAAGGACGGCCTCGGAGAGTTCCAGTTCCGGTCGTACCGGATCGTCGAAGGCGTGATCACGGAGGAAGAAGTGCAGGTCGTCGAGGCTTACTGA
- a CDS encoding amino acid permease has protein sequence MTSVQVDEQQHDKTPAQGGGAEGGGEGYHRALGARQIQMIAIGGAIGTGLFLGAGKAISKAGPSLILAYAIAGLVIFFIMRALGELLMYRPVSGSFSDYAREFLGPFWGYVTGWTYWLFWVVTGIVEVTAAAQYMAYWTHDSFPQWAYALIFTFVLYGANLISVKLFGELEFWFSMVKVTAIVGMILICAGILTIGFSDAADTAAVSNLWNDGGFFPKGLGGTLMTLQIVMFAFLAVELVGVTAGESKDPEKTLPKAINTVPWRIAVFYVGALVMILSVVPWHEFQPGVSPFVAAFEKMGLGVGAAIVNFVVLTAALSSCNSGMYSTGRMLRDLALNGQGPKVFTKLTKSGTPLAGTTFSAALMLVGVWINYVAPGKAFDYVVSFATISGMWAWIMILVCQIRYRAASDRGDLPKSPFRAPGAPYTSWFALAFIGMVIVMMGIDKDARVSLYCAPLWGLLLGVSYLVLKSRAPSSEAFTKVS, from the coding sequence ATGACCTCCGTACAGGTCGACGAGCAGCAGCACGACAAGACGCCCGCACAGGGCGGCGGGGCCGAGGGCGGCGGCGAGGGATACCACCGCGCACTGGGCGCCCGCCAGATCCAGATGATCGCGATCGGCGGCGCCATCGGCACCGGCCTCTTCCTGGGCGCCGGCAAGGCCATCTCCAAGGCCGGACCGAGCCTGATCCTGGCCTATGCCATCGCCGGCCTGGTCATCTTCTTCATCATGCGGGCCCTGGGCGAGCTGCTCATGTACCGCCCCGTCTCCGGCTCCTTCTCGGACTACGCCCGGGAGTTCCTCGGCCCCTTCTGGGGTTACGTGACCGGCTGGACCTACTGGCTCTTCTGGGTGGTCACCGGCATCGTCGAGGTCACCGCGGCCGCGCAGTACATGGCGTACTGGACCCACGACAGCTTCCCGCAGTGGGCGTACGCGCTGATCTTCACCTTCGTCCTCTACGGCGCCAACCTGATCTCCGTGAAGCTCTTCGGCGAGCTGGAGTTCTGGTTCTCCATGGTCAAGGTCACCGCCATCGTCGGCATGATCCTGATCTGCGCCGGCATCCTCACCATCGGCTTCTCCGACGCCGCCGACACGGCCGCCGTCTCGAACCTGTGGAACGACGGCGGCTTCTTCCCCAAGGGCCTCGGCGGCACGCTGATGACCCTGCAGATCGTGATGTTCGCCTTCCTCGCGGTCGAGCTGGTCGGCGTCACCGCCGGCGAGTCCAAGGACCCCGAGAAGACCCTGCCCAAGGCCATCAACACCGTGCCGTGGCGCATCGCCGTCTTCTACGTCGGCGCACTGGTCATGATCCTGTCGGTCGTCCCGTGGCACGAGTTCCAGCCGGGCGTCAGCCCCTTCGTCGCCGCCTTCGAGAAGATGGGCCTGGGCGTCGGCGCGGCGATCGTCAACTTCGTCGTCCTCACCGCCGCCCTGTCCTCCTGCAACTCGGGCATGTACTCCACCGGCCGCATGCTGCGCGACCTCGCGCTCAACGGCCAGGGCCCGAAGGTCTTCACCAAGCTCACCAAGAGCGGCACCCCGCTCGCCGGCACCACCTTCTCCGCCGCACTGATGCTCGTCGGCGTCTGGATCAACTACGTCGCCCCCGGCAAGGCCTTCGACTACGTCGTCTCCTTCGCCACCATCTCCGGCATGTGGGCCTGGATCATGATCCTGGTCTGCCAGATCCGCTACCGGGCCGCCTCCGACCGCGGCGACCTCCCGAAGTCGCCGTTCCGGGCGCCCGGAGCCCCGTACACCAGCTGGTTCGCCCTGGCCTTCATCGGCATGGTCATCGTGATGATGGGCATCGACAAGGACGCCCGCGTCTCGCTCTACTGCGCCCCGCTGTGGGGTCTGCTGCTGGGCGTCTCGTACCTGGTGCTGAAGTCCCGCGCCCCGAGCTCCGAGGCCTTCACCAAGGTCTCGTAG
- a CDS encoding DUF2017 domain-containing protein yields MGGVFEALEGGGATIALDEIEISILRSLAVQLLELIGPGDPEPEPDADPLAVLFAASDGPTEPPSDPALARLFPDAYGGPETLPGADAEELRAHSAEFRRFTENDLRTRKREDALAVVRSLDGLSPAADGAAVLEVAGELRLRWLGALNDLRLTIAARLDITEDDESAVLFRLPDDDPRKPMVMAYLWLGGLQETLIETLVDNL; encoded by the coding sequence ATGGGCGGCGTGTTCGAGGCCCTGGAGGGCGGCGGCGCCACCATCGCGCTGGACGAGATCGAGATCTCGATCCTGCGCTCCCTGGCCGTGCAGCTGCTCGAGCTCATCGGTCCCGGCGACCCGGAGCCCGAGCCGGACGCCGATCCGCTCGCCGTGCTCTTCGCGGCCTCCGACGGCCCCACCGAGCCCCCGTCCGACCCGGCCCTGGCCCGGCTCTTCCCCGACGCCTACGGCGGCCCGGAGACCCTGCCCGGGGCCGACGCGGAGGAGCTGCGGGCCCACTCGGCCGAATTCCGCCGCTTCACCGAGAACGACCTGCGCACCCGCAAGCGGGAGGACGCGCTGGCCGTCGTACGCAGCCTCGACGGGCTCAGCCCGGCCGCCGACGGGGCGGCCGTCCTGGAGGTGGCCGGCGAGCTGCGGCTGCGCTGGCTCGGCGCCCTCAACGACCTGCGGCTCACCATCGCGGCCCGCCTCGACATCACCGAGGACGACGAGAGCGCCGTCCTCTTCCGGCTCCCGGACGACGATCCGCGCAAGCCGATGGTGATGGCGTACCTGTGGCTCGGCGGTCTCCAGGAGACCCTCATCGAAACCCTCGTCGACAACCTCTGA
- the clpS gene encoding ATP-dependent Clp protease adapter ClpS, which translates to MGQVSVAPVEIERTESAEETFAVPEPDVPWVTLVHNDPVNLMSYVTYVFQAYFGYSKDKANKLMLDVHHKGRAVVSSGTREEMERDVQALHGYGLWATMSQDRN; encoded by the coding sequence ATGGGACAAGTGAGTGTTGCTCCTGTTGAGATCGAACGCACCGAATCGGCCGAAGAGACCTTCGCGGTCCCGGAACCCGACGTCCCCTGGGTGACCCTGGTGCACAACGACCCGGTGAACCTCATGAGCTACGTGACGTACGTGTTCCAGGCGTACTTCGGCTACTCCAAGGACAAGGCGAACAAGCTGATGCTCGACGTCCACCACAAGGGCCGGGCGGTCGTCTCCAGCGGCACCCGCGAGGAGATGGAACGCGACGTGCAGGCCCTGCACGGCTACGGCCTCTGGGCGACCATGTCCCAGGACCGCAACTGA
- a CDS encoding nicotinate phosphoribosyltransferase codes for MNPADLGLPVDVPSTALFTDHYELTMLQAALASGTADRRSVFEVFTRRLPEGRRYGVLSGTGRVLDAVENFRFDGAVLEFLRERAVVDDRTLDWLASYRFSGDIWGYPEGEVYFPGSPVLRVEGSFAECVLLETVILSILNHDSAIAAAASRMSSAAGGRPLIEMGARRTHELAAVASARAAYVGGFTSTSDLAAGFRYGIPTVGTSAHAFTLLHDDERGAFTAQVASLGNGTTLLVDTYDVAEAVRTAVEVAGTGLGAVRIDSGDLLLVAHRVRQQLDELGATETRIVVTSDLDEYAIASLAAAPVDAYGVGTQLVTGSGHPTCSMVYKLVARAASADVKAPLVSVAKKSSGGKTSVGGRKWAARRVDADGVAEAEVIGTGPVPAALADTQLLVQLVKGGEVVARESLETARDRHREALAGLPLSATQLSRGEAVIPTEYA; via the coding sequence ATGAACCCTGCGGACCTGGGCCTGCCGGTGGACGTGCCGTCGACAGCGCTCTTCACGGACCATTACGAGCTCACGATGTTGCAGGCCGCCCTGGCCAGCGGCACCGCCGACCGGCGCTCGGTCTTCGAGGTCTTCACCCGGCGGCTGCCCGAAGGACGGCGCTACGGAGTGCTCTCCGGAACCGGCCGGGTGCTCGACGCCGTGGAGAACTTCCGCTTCGACGGCGCCGTACTGGAGTTCCTGCGCGAGCGGGCCGTCGTCGACGACCGGACCCTGGACTGGCTGGCCTCGTACCGCTTCTCGGGCGACATCTGGGGCTACCCGGAGGGCGAGGTCTACTTCCCCGGCTCCCCGGTCCTGCGCGTCGAGGGCAGCTTCGCCGAGTGCGTGCTGCTGGAGACCGTGATCCTGTCGATCCTCAACCACGACTCGGCGATCGCCGCGGCCGCCTCCCGGATGTCCTCGGCGGCCGGTGGCCGGCCGCTGATCGAGATGGGCGCCCGGCGCACCCACGAGCTGGCGGCCGTCGCCTCCGCGCGGGCCGCGTACGTCGGCGGTTTCACCTCGACCTCGGACCTGGCGGCCGGATTCCGCTACGGGATCCCCACGGTCGGCACCAGCGCGCACGCCTTCACCCTGCTCCACGACGACGAGCGCGGCGCCTTCACGGCGCAGGTCGCCTCGCTGGGCAACGGGACCACCCTGCTGGTGGACACCTACGACGTGGCCGAGGCGGTCCGCACGGCCGTGGAGGTCGCCGGGACCGGCCTGGGCGCGGTCCGGATCGACTCCGGGGACCTGCTGCTCGTCGCGCACCGGGTGCGCCAGCAGCTGGACGAGCTGGGGGCGACGGAAACCAGGATCGTGGTGACCTCGGACCTGGACGAGTACGCGATCGCCTCGCTGGCGGCGGCCCCCGTGGACGCCTACGGGGTCGGCACCCAGCTGGTGACGGGCAGCGGGCACCCGACGTGCTCGATGGTCTACAAGCTGGTGGCGCGGGCCGCCTCGGCCGACGTGAAGGCGCCGCTGGTGTCGGTCGCGAAGAAGTCCTCGGGCGGGAAGACGTCCGTCGGGGGCCGCAAGTGGGCGGCGCGGCGGGTCGACGCGGACGGGGTCGCGGAGGCGGAGGTCATCGGGACCGGGCCGGTGCCGGCGGCGCTGGCCGACACGCAGCTCCTCGTCCAGCTGGTCAAGGGTGGCGAGGTCGTGGCCCGCGAGTCCCTGGAGACGGCCCGCGACCGCCACCGCGAGGCCCTGGCGGGCCTCCCGCTCTCGGCGACGCAGCTCTCGCGCGGCGAGGCGGTCATCCCGACCGAGTACGCGTAG
- a CDS encoding nicotinamidase translates to MHRALIVVDVQNDFCEGGSLAVTGGADVAAAITELIGQATAGYRHVVATRDHHVDPGSHFARPPQEPDFETSWPVHCVAGTEGVGFHPNFAPAVASGAVAAVFDKGAYEAAYSGFEGADENGRGLTEWLRDRQVTEVDVVGIATDHCVKATALDAARAGFRTHVLLDLTAGVAPHTTTRALAELREAGVELSGTPVVAG, encoded by the coding sequence ATGCACCGCGCACTGATCGTCGTCGACGTACAGAACGACTTCTGCGAAGGCGGCAGCCTCGCGGTCACCGGCGGGGCCGACGTGGCCGCCGCCATCACCGAGCTCATCGGGCAGGCCACCGCCGGGTACCGGCACGTCGTCGCCACGCGGGACCACCACGTCGACCCCGGGTCGCACTTCGCCCGCCCCCCGCAGGAGCCGGACTTCGAGACCTCCTGGCCCGTGCACTGCGTCGCCGGGACCGAGGGCGTGGGCTTCCACCCGAACTTCGCTCCGGCCGTCGCCTCGGGGGCCGTGGCCGCCGTGTTCGACAAGGGGGCGTACGAGGCCGCGTACAGCGGCTTCGAGGGGGCGGACGAGAACGGCCGCGGGCTCACGGAGTGGCTGCGCGACCGCCAGGTCACCGAGGTCGACGTGGTGGGCATCGCCACCGACCACTGCGTCAAGGCCACCGCCCTGGACGCGGCCCGCGCGGGATTCCGTACGCACGTCCTGCTGGACCTGACGGCGGGCGTGGCCCCGCACACCACCACCCGCGCCCTGGCCGAGCTCCGCGAGGCCGGGGTCGAGCTGAGCGGCACGCCCGTGGTGGCCGGCTGA